The proteins below are encoded in one region of Oncorhynchus tshawytscha isolate Ot180627B linkage group LG04, Otsh_v2.0, whole genome shotgun sequence:
- the LOC121846319 gene encoding extensin-like: MPVFVSAISHPQQRQSSQQSQSPPAESVTPQRSHSPPAESPRQSQSPPAESVTPSRVSRPSRVSHPQRSQSPPAESVTPSGVSHPQRSQSPRQSQSPGRVSHPQQSQSSQQSQSPPAESVAPSQSVTPSGVSHPQRSQSPPAPGRVSRPQQSQSPGRVSRPSRVSRPAESVTPAGSVPQGQSPPAEAVAPSRVSRPQQSQSPPAESTPSRASQRFHYLNVHCGNVRFSLCGVQAAVTTPSRIDGLSPPPHPLLSPLLCPPPRPPPPLPTSSPTSSAHLPPSHPSPHPPPRPTSSAPFLGPLLTPSSAHILCPSPLSTSWSTSSPPPRPPPLSTSSHPILGPPPRPTSSSPSSVHLFTPSSAHLPRPPFSAHLLSPHPRPPSSVHLLHLLTPLLVPSPRSTSSHPSPRPTSSAHLLIPLLGPPLHPPSSAHLLGPFLGPTSSAHILDPSPRSTSSTSVHLLTPLLGPPPHPLLGSPPRPTPRPPSRAHLLGPLLGPPPRAHLLSPHPRPPPRPPSRAHLLGSLLCPPLRPHPRPTSSPPPRPTSSAPPPRPPPRAHLLSPHPRPSPRPPSRAHLLGSLLCPPLRPHPRPTSSPPPRPTSSALSSVPFSGPPPRPTSSAHLFVPILGPPPRSTLSPPPRSPSSTHLLGPPPRAHLLGSLLCGPILGPTSSAHLLPAPSSAHLHGPPPRPHLFRPPPLPNSSAPSSAPLLGPLLNHLLITPPRSRPPKTTS; this comes from the exons ATGCCAGTTTTCGT ATCAGCGATCAGTCACCCCCAGCAGCGTCAGTCAtcccagcagagtcagtcgcccCCAGCCGAGTCAGTCACCCCCCAGCGGAGTCATTCACCCCCAGCCGAGTCACCCCGGCAGAGTCAGTCACCCCCAGCGGAGTCAGTcacccccagcagagtcagtcgtCCCAGCAGAGTCAGTCACCCCCAGCGGAGTCAGTCGCCCCCAGCTGAGTCAGTTACCCCCAGCGGAGTCAGTCACCCCCAGCGGAGTCAGTCGCCCCGGCAGAGTCAGTCGCCCGGCAGAGTCAGTcacccccagcagagtcagtcgtCCCAGCAGAGTCAGTCACCCCCAGCGGAGTCAGTCGcccccagccagtcagtcaccccCAGCGGAGTCAGTCACCCCCAGCGGAGTCAGTCACCCCCAGCGCCCGGCAGAGTCAGtcgcccccagcagagtcagtcgcccGGCAGAGTCAGTcgccccagcagagtcagtcgcccGGCAGAGTCAGTCACCCCGGCAGGGTCAGTCCCCCAGGGTCAGTCGCCCCCAGCAGAGGCAGtcgcccccagcagagtcagtcgcccccagcagagtcagtcacCCCCAGCAGAGTCcacccccagcaga GCATCCCAGAGATTCCATTACCTCAACGTGCATTGTGGGAATGTTAGGTTCTCCCTTTGCGGAGTGCAAGCTGCCGTCACCACGCCGTCTCGGATTGATGGGCTGAG cccacctcctcaccccctcctcagCCCCCTCCTCTGCCCACCTCCTcggccccctcctcctctgcccacctcctctcccacctcctcggCCCACCTCCCCCCTTCTCACCCATCTCCTCACCCACCTCCTCGGCCCACCTCCTCGGCCCCCTTCCTTggtcccctcctcaccccctcctcggCCCACATCCTCTGCCCATCTCCTCTGTCCACCTCCTggtccacctcctcaccccctcctcgtCCCCCTCCTCTGTCCACCTCCTCACACCCCATCCTCGGCCCACCTCCTCGGCccacctcctcatccccctcctcggTCCACCTCTTCACCCCCTCCTCGGCCCACCTTCCTCGGCCCCCCTTCTCGGCCCACCTCCTCAGTCCACATCCTCGACCCCCCTCCTCggtccacctcctccacctcctcacccccctcctcgTCCCATCTCCTCGGTCCACCTCCTCACACCCCTCTCCTCGGCCCACCTCCTCGGCccacctcctcatccccctcctcggTCCACCTCTTCACCCCCCCTCCTCGGCCCACCTTCTCGGCCCCTTTCTCGGGCCCACCTCCTCGGCCCACATCCTCGACCCATCTCCTCggtccacctcctccacctcggTCCACCTTCTCACCCCCCTCCTCggtccccctcctcaccccctcctcggCTCACCTCCTCGGCCCACTCCTCGGCCCCCTTCTCGGGCCCACCTCCTCGGCCCTCTCCTCGGCCCCCCTCCTCGGGCCCACCTCCTCAGCCCACATCCTCGGCCCCCTCCTCGGCCCCCTTCTCGGGCCCACCTCCTCGGCTCCCTCCTCTGCCCACCTCTTCGTCCCCATCCTCGGcccacctcctcaccccctcctcggCCCACCTCCTCGGCCCCTCCTCCTCGGCCCCCTCCTCGGGCCCACCTCCTCAGCCCACATCCTCGGCCCTCTCCTCGGCCCCCTTCTCGGGCCCACCTCCTCGGCTCCCTCCTCTGCCCACCTCTTCGTCCCCATCCTCGGcccacctcctcaccccctcctcggCCCACCTCCTCGGCCCTCTCCTCGGTCCCTTTCTCGGGCCCACCTCCTCGGCCCACATCCTCTGCCCACCTCTTCGTTCCCATCCTCGGCCCACCTCCTCGGTCCACCTTATCACCCCCTCCTCGGTCCCCCTCCTCAACCCACCTCCTCGGGCCCCCTCCTCGGGCCCACCTCCTCGGCTCCCTCCTCTGCGGCCCCATCCTCGGCCCCACCTCCTCGGCCCACCTCCTCCCGGCCCCCTCCTCGGCCCACCTCCACGGCCCACCTCCTCGGCCCCACCTCTTCCGCCCACCTCCTCTGCCCAactcctctgccccctcctcgGCCCCCCTCCTCGGCCCCCTCCTTAACCACCTCCTAATCACCCCTCCTCGGTCCCGACCTCCAAAAACCACCTCCTAA